Genomic segment of Methanolobus mangrovi:
AAATATCACTATCTTTGGGTTTAACAAGCCTTGTTTTTACTCCTGCCTTTGCAAAATCCTCGAAATCAACGAGGGTCTGACAAACAACTACTGCAGGAAGATCAGCTTCTTCAAGTATTGTCTTTACTTTTCTTACCACATGGTCCCTGATATTTCCCGTATGGATCACAGCAACCTTGTGCCTGTTTATCTGTGCGATCTCTTCAGGACTTATTCCAAAAGAGCCGGAACCCATATTGGTGTCCGGTACACCTGATCCGGTGTTTAGCACCAGAACACTTACCTGTATTTCCTCACGGCGCATGCCATATGTGAGTTCACAGACAGGTTTTGTGATATGCCTTCTACCGGGGCTCATTGCAACTGCGATGACATCAGGTCTGCCAGTCTCGGAAAGAGTACCGCGCTGTGCAAGCCCTCCTCCTCTGCCAAGACCCATTCCGTGTCTGCAATCAACAACCTGCGTTTCCCGGTCAAACATAATCTCACTCTTCCCTGTTCCCAGGTTTAAGGATACATACAGGATTATCCTTCAATTTTCCTTTAGGATCGGTCATTCCTATCATCATAGGATCAGCACCAGCTCCCCGTTTTGCATAATCGGTGACGGTCTGTCTGGTGGGGATGAAATGACCTTCTCTGAATTCAAAAGGTATTGAAAGGATA
This window contains:
- the mcrC gene encoding methyl-coenzyme M reductase I operon protein C, with product MMFDRETQVVDCRHGMGLGRGGGLAQRGTLSETGRPDVIAVAMSPGRRHITKPVCELTYGMRREEIQVSVLVLNTGSGVPDTNMGSGSFGISPEEIAQINRHKVAVIHTGNIRDHVVRKVKTILEEADLPAVVVCQTLVDFEDFAKAGVKTRLVKPKDSDILAKGRVMEIVTGVTRGESCSREKLNELVKAVKTTMRSLEN